One Desulfobulbaceae bacterium DNA segment encodes these proteins:
- a CDS encoding metal ABC transporter ATP-binding protein encodes MKNEPNMKMSLEVRDLSVQLGGQTILNNVTMDVERGTLHAVLGPNGAGKTTFIRCLTGSLPHKGLIRFNFCSNGRIGYVPQFLEFDHSLPLTVTDFLLLMMQDIPIIFRRTTAMRDNVLACLEKTDCAHLAERLVGGLSGGEMRRVLLAQALTPVPEILLLDEPASNIDEVGARSFEQVLLNLRDEHGIAVIMVSHDLSTVLRIADKVTGINGTVTWSGLSSNLKDPKILEAVFGVQAFSAQSREGRGA; translated from the coding sequence ATGAAAAATGAACCGAATATGAAAATGTCTCTAGAGGTTCGAGACTTGTCCGTGCAGCTTGGCGGGCAGACCATATTGAACAATGTCACTATGGATGTTGAACGGGGCACTCTTCACGCTGTTCTCGGCCCTAATGGTGCAGGGAAAACCACGTTCATACGTTGCCTGACCGGCAGTTTGCCTCACAAGGGTTTGATACGGTTTAACTTTTGCTCTAATGGCCGCATTGGCTATGTCCCGCAGTTTCTTGAGTTTGATCATTCCTTGCCATTAACAGTAACTGATTTTCTGCTGCTAATGATGCAGGATATCCCGATTATTTTCAGGCGGACCACTGCGATGCGGGATAACGTGCTGGCATGTCTGGAAAAAACAGATTGTGCGCATCTTGCCGAGCGCTTAGTCGGCGGGCTTTCTGGGGGTGAGATGCGACGGGTTTTACTCGCTCAGGCTTTAACACCCGTACCGGAAATTTTATTGCTAGACGAACCTGCCAGCAATATAGATGAGGTGGGGGCTCGGTCCTTTGAGCAAGTTCTTCTCAACTTAAGGGATGAGCACGGGATAGCCGTTATTATGGTCAGTCACGACCTGTCCACTGTCTTGCGTATCGCAGATAAAGTGACCGGAATTAATGGTACCGTCACTTGGTCGGGGCTAAGTTCGAACTTAAAAGATCCGAAGATTTTAGAGGCAGTTTTTGGCGTGCAGGCCTTTTCAGCTCAGTCAAGAGAAGGGCGGGGCGCCTGA
- a CDS encoding carboxypeptidase regulatory-like domain-containing protein, with translation MFTKKRVVVSALGAAFALILACSAWGHAAIVWAYVEGEKVYVEAFYASGKKLQNAKVVVVDSSGKSLLEGTTDNEGKFSYRPVSKVTQTVVVSAGESHVGDFELTADDLAEIKPE, from the coding sequence ATGTTTACAAAAAAAAGAGTAGTTGTGTCGGCATTAGGGGCTGCTTTTGCCTTGATATTGGCTTGCAGTGCCTGGGGACATGCAGCTATTGTCTGGGCTTATGTTGAGGGTGAGAAGGTCTATGTAGAGGCTTTTTATGCCAGCGGCAAAAAGCTGCAAAATGCCAAGGTGGTTGTTGTGGACTCCAGTGGCAAGTCTCTTCTCGAGGGCACTACAGATAATGAAGGTAAGTTTTCCTATAGACCTGTTTCAAAAGTTACCCAGACTGTAGTTGTTTCAGCAGGAGAAAGCCATGTCGGCGACTTTGAGCTGACCGCCGATGATTTGGCGGAAATAAAGCCTGAGTAA
- a CDS encoding metal ABC transporter permease → MEFIYQYISSLAKAGYLPEIFEHAFMARGILAACLVGPILGGLGTVVVAKKMAFFTQTIGNAAMTGVALGLLIGEPIGQTYAGLYGFCLLVALLMTFIKNRTRMPVDTVIGVILAQTLGLGIIMLVLVTKQFNIHQVESILFGNLITINDQDLYILSATSILTLCSGYWIFNRAMLVSFNPVMARARGFNPIVNDYIFILILTVVVVSSLKLIGALLVLVLIVVPAAGAQNIARGLRSFFWISVALSTVSTVFGLLLSGYLPIPTGGTIAMVASLLFYSTLIMRSFIGKAG, encoded by the coding sequence ATGGAATTCATATACCAATATATTTCTTCTCTCGCCAAGGCTGGGTATTTGCCGGAGATTTTTGAGCATGCTTTTATGGCCAGGGGCATCTTGGCTGCTTGTTTGGTTGGGCCAATTCTTGGCGGTTTGGGAACTGTGGTCGTTGCCAAGAAAATGGCTTTTTTTACACAGACAATCGGTAATGCGGCAATGACTGGTGTCGCCCTTGGTTTACTTATTGGTGAGCCTATTGGCCAAACCTACGCCGGTCTGTATGGCTTTTGTCTGCTGGTTGCGCTCCTGATGACATTTATCAAGAACCGCACTCGAATGCCGGTTGATACCGTTATTGGCGTAATTCTGGCTCAGACCCTGGGCTTGGGTATTATCATGCTTGTACTGGTGACCAAGCAATTTAATATTCATCAGGTTGAATCAATACTTTTCGGCAATCTTATTACGATAAATGATCAGGATCTGTACATACTGTCAGCTACATCTATTCTTACACTATGCAGCGGTTATTGGATATTTAACCGGGCCATGCTGGTAAGTTTTAATCCGGTTATGGCCAGAGCACGGGGCTTTAACCCTATAGTAAACGATTACATTTTTATTCTTATACTGACGGTTGTGGTGGTTTCCAGCTTGAAGCTGATCGGCGCCTTGCTGGTACTCGTTCTCATAGTAGTTCCGGCTGCTGGTGCTCAGAATATTGCCAGAGGGCTCAGGAGCTTTTTCTGGATATCGGTTGCGCTTTCAACGGTGAGTACTGTTTTTGGTCTGCTGCTGTCTGGGTATTTGCCAATACCAACTGGAGGGACTATCGCCATGGTAGCCAGCCTTTTATTTTATAGTACACTTATTATGCGCAGTTTTATTGGAAAAGCTGGGTAG
- a CDS encoding virulence RhuM family protein: MTSQTDKIEIILYQTSDGTVRIATVFRDETIWLTQAKMAELFDVKIPAIFKHLKNIFDSGELDEKVVVSILENTTQHGAIEGKTQKKQVKHFNLDSIIAVGYRVNSKRATQFRIWATSILKEYIIKGFAMDDVRLKQVEKWDYFDEWLERIRDIRASEKRFYQKIRDIYTTAIDYDKNSEDAQTFFKKVQNKMLWAITGKTAAEVNIRLDAGK; the protein is encoded by the coding sequence ATGACGTCACAAACCGACAAAATCGAGATCATCCTTTACCAAACATCTGACGGCACGGTCAGGATAGCTACGGTTTTCCGGGATGAAACCATCTGGCTCACCCAGGCTAAAATGGCGGAACTTTTTGATGTGAAAATTCCGGCCATCTTCAAACACTTGAAAAACATCTTTGATAGCGGGGAGTTGGATGAAAAAGTGGTTGTTTCCATTTTGGAAAATACCACTCAACATGGTGCCATTGAAGGGAAAACCCAAAAAAAACAGGTCAAACACTTCAACCTCGACTCCATTATCGCCGTCGGTTACCGTGTAAATTCCAAACGGGCCACCCAATTCCGCATCTGGGCTACCAGTATCCTGAAAGAGTACATCATCAAAGGCTTTGCCATGGATGATGTGCGCTTGAAACAGGTTGAAAAATGGGATTATTTTGATGAATGGCTGGAACGTATTCGGGATATCCGGGCATCGGAAAAGCGGTTTTATCAGAAAATCCGGGATATTTATACCACAGCGATAGATTATGATAAAAACTCAGAAGATGCTCAGACCTTTTTCAAAAAGGTGCAAAACAAAATGCTATGGGCTATTACCGGTAAAACAGCAGCCGAAGTAAATATTCGGCTTGACGCTGGAAAATGA
- a CDS encoding ATP-binding protein, translating to MERVVEKQVIAWKDAPRRKPLIIRGARQVGKTWLVENVLAQQFDSFVKIDLEKRRDLHAYFAGNLDPKVLLGYLELATNRILPGKTLLFLDEIQACPRAITALRYFYEQLPDLHVVAAGSLLEFAFGEISIPVGRVQYLHMQPMTFYEYLRAMGKEAMAEYTLATPAGVDEHVQHMILQELRRYFFVGGMPECVKTYRDTGSMVETFRVQSEIIDSYRDDFSKYVPRIDTMCLDAVFLNVAKSVGEQLKYTRLNEGHSGQMNRKAFDLLVQARIIHKIPSCDPTGLPLGATANPKKFKAAMLDIGLLQRLCQVPVELELQQENLLAIYRGKLAEQFVAQELIAWHSSELFYWARDVRGSSAEVDYLTVRDGKIYPVEVKSGAGGTLRSLHGMLEQYPKCPQGLVLYGGSYKRLPEQKVVFMPLYCASNIGDKRPTVV from the coding sequence ATGGAACGAGTGGTTGAAAAACAGGTCATAGCGTGGAAAGACGCGCCACGCCGTAAACCGCTAATTATCCGTGGGGCACGTCAAGTTGGTAAAACCTGGCTTGTTGAAAATGTGTTGGCGCAACAATTTGATAGTTTTGTGAAAATCGATCTGGAAAAGCGCCGTGATTTACATGCGTATTTTGCTGGTAATCTTGATCCCAAGGTACTGCTGGGGTATCTGGAATTAGCAACGAATCGTATTCTTCCCGGTAAAACTCTTCTTTTTCTTGATGAAATTCAGGCTTGCCCCCGGGCTATCACGGCATTGCGCTATTTTTACGAACAGCTGCCGGATCTTCACGTTGTCGCGGCCGGTTCCTTGTTAGAGTTTGCCTTTGGTGAAATATCTATCCCTGTTGGGCGAGTGCAATATCTGCACATGCAGCCAATGACATTCTACGAGTATCTCAGGGCAATGGGGAAAGAAGCAATGGCGGAGTACACGCTGGCGACGCCGGCCGGTGTTGATGAGCATGTTCAGCACATGATTCTGCAGGAGTTGCGACGCTATTTCTTTGTCGGCGGCATGCCTGAATGTGTCAAAACCTACCGTGATACTGGTTCAATGGTTGAAACCTTCCGTGTCCAGTCAGAAATTATTGATTCGTATCGTGATGATTTTTCCAAATATGTACCTCGCATCGACACGATGTGCCTTGATGCTGTTTTTCTGAATGTCGCTAAAAGTGTTGGTGAGCAGTTGAAATATACCCGCCTTAATGAGGGTCATTCTGGTCAGATGAATCGAAAAGCTTTTGATCTGCTGGTCCAAGCGAGAATAATCCATAAAATACCATCTTGTGATCCGACGGGTTTGCCGTTAGGAGCAACTGCCAATCCCAAAAAGTTTAAGGCAGCCATGTTGGATATAGGGCTTCTGCAGAGACTCTGCCAGGTGCCGGTTGAGTTGGAACTGCAGCAGGAAAATCTTTTAGCGATCTATCGCGGCAAACTTGCAGAGCAATTTGTAGCCCAGGAACTAATAGCATGGCACAGTTCAGAGTTGTTTTATTGGGCCCGAGATGTCCGTGGCAGTAGTGCCGAAGTAGACTACCTTACCGTTCGGGACGGAAAAATTTACCCCGTCGAGGTGAAATCCGGGGCAGGCGGGACGTTGCGGAGTCTCCATGGTATGCTGGAGCAATATCCCAAATGCCCGCAAGGGTTAGTCCTTTATGGTGGATCGTATAAAAGGTTGCCTGAGCAGAAAGTCGTCTTTATGCCACTATACTGTGCTTCCAACATCGGAGATAAAAGGCCTACTGTGGTTTAA
- a CDS encoding CcdB family protein, protein MAQFDVFKNLSIQTKQEIPYLLDLQANLLNDLATHVVVPLVNTTLMRKAAKHLNLEFEIEGTRVVMSTAELAGVPVRILGEKVCSLNDDRDEIIAALDFLFVGF, encoded by the coding sequence ATGGCACAATTTGACGTTTTTAAGAATCTCAGCATTCAAACAAAACAAGAAATTCCTTATCTGCTCGATCTGCAAGCCAATCTGCTTAATGACCTGGCAACACATGTGGTTGTTCCGCTTGTCAATACTACTTTGATGAGGAAGGCTGCGAAACATCTTAACCTGGAATTTGAGATTGAGGGTACACGTGTCGTTATGTCTACAGCAGAACTTGCTGGTGTGCCTGTAAGGATATTGGGTGAAAAGGTCTGCTCATTAAATGACGACAGGGATGAAATTATTGCAGCGCTTGATTTCCTGTTTGTTGGTTTCTAA
- a CDS encoding type II toxin-antitoxin system CcdA family antitoxin, with product MQTTFIDQTAPKKPTNVSINSHLLKLAKEYHINLSQTLEKRLVELLRQEHARRWLDESNEAINAYNTRIESDGVFSDGLRRF from the coding sequence ATGCAAACAACTTTTATTGATCAAACTGCTCCAAAGAAACCAACAAATGTTAGTATAAACAGTCATTTACTAAAATTGGCCAAGGAGTATCACATTAATCTTTCCCAAACTCTGGAAAAACGGTTAGTGGAATTGTTGCGTCAGGAGCATGCTCGGCGATGGCTGGATGAAAGCAATGAAGCAATAAATGCATATAATACACGGATAGAGTCTGATGGTGTTTTTAGCGACGGACTGAGACGGTTCTAA
- a CDS encoding PIN domain-containing protein, which translates to MSGKYLLDTNIVIALFAEDPSAQKHIAKAGEIFIPATVIGELFFGAFKSGRPKENTARIENFAIANTADILS; encoded by the coding sequence ATGAGTGGTAAATATCTGCTTGATACCAATATCGTGATCGCTCTATTTGCAGAAGACCCGTCTGCCCAAAAGCATATTGCCAAGGCAGGAGAGATATTCATTCCGGCCACTGTTATTGGGGAACTCTTTTTCGGGGCATTTAAGTCCGGACGACCGAAGGAAAATACCGCGCGTATAGAAAACTTTGCGATCGCCAATACCGCAGATATCTTATCCTAA